The genomic DNA TAGATAGTCTGACCTGTAACTTATCTTGTTTGTCAATTCCTAATATACATCTGTACCTGACCCTGCACCCTGACAGAAGTTCTACAGTAGTCAACCTCGTATAAGCAAAAATGACAAAAAAAGCCTCATATCCTAATCGGGGCATGCATCACGTGTCGTCGTCGTCCCCGCACCTGCCCGTCTGTACCTCGCTTGGAACGAACACATACATATATTGTGAAACGGAGGCTAAATGACTCCCTCAATGATTCTGCCATGGGCTGCGACATGATACACAATTTCTACTCTAGCTTTGAACCCACCGTTGTCTATAGATCCAATCCGATCCCGCCATGGATTTCACCCCAATGGATTATACTATATCCACCCTACCCCGGGAAATATTCTGGATGCTCCTGGATTACTTAGAGCCCCGAGATGTCATCCGCTGTCGCAGTGTATCTCGCTTCTGGAACAAAGCCTTCAGAGACCCTGCTAATCTGGTTCCGTTAATGCGGAAATGGTTCCCGTTGGCGAAGGAAGTTCGGGAGCTAGTACATAACCAAACTCTGGATACTGAGTGTACGGacgtcgatgatgatggtgattaCTGGCGCCCGACATTCGACCGCATAGCCTGCAGATACGACCATCTCGCTCGGGGCAATCCCAGATCGACCCAGAAGTTCAAACTGAGCGATCACTTCGGCGCCTCTGGCGAGAGAAAATGGTTCCCGGTGCAGCCGTGGGAAAACCATGCTAGTCACTTGATGCAGCGAGTTGACGATTTATTTTACGAGTCTTCATGGACATATGAGGATGGTCTGCTGGTGCTTCTAAGCGCTGATGATCGTTGTCTGGTGCTCGTGGACTTGGAGACGGATAGGAGGTTCATGGTCCCGCTTATCATCAGGGGGAAGGTGATACGAAGAGTGCGTCTACAGAAACGGGTCCTTGTGGTTGAATGGGCAGAGCCGAAAGCCTTCCACTGGCTGAATGACTCGGACGGTGTACATCGCCATTTTGCTTCCTCGTTTGACGTAGAGGGAGATTCGACCAGTGGGTGGAGAGTGATACCCCGGAATGAATGGAAGATTATGTTCCTCGGCCACCCGCTCAGCGAACGAGATCGATTCTTTTCCTCCCACAGTAAAACCCATTACGTGATATACATATGGCAGCCCAACCGCAGCTTATACACTGCAGATGAGGACGCACCCATCGAATCACTCATGGTATGGGATATCTCGAAACCATCTTCATATCGACCATCTCTAGACCCGACAGGCTGCCTACGAGTCCCCGGTCAAGACACCGGCCCGGAACAAGTCACCCGCCTGGGTTTCAGAGAACTAGGCTTTCTCTCCGTGCGACAGCGCGGCCTTCCAGCTATCCAACGGCTAGAAGTCACAGGCGACGCGCAAGCAATCGAAATCACCGAGAACATCTGCACAGGACCAATGGACAGACTCGTTGGCCCGGCGGAATGGACGTCAGAAGTGCAAATCACCAGTATCCCCTTAATTGGCGAAGGACCCTGTCTGAGACGAACATTAACAGATGTTAAATTCCCTCCCTATCGTGGGAGCAACGGCTTACAAACAAAACCActtgcttttgctgcttgcGATGAGCCTTGGTATACGATCGTCTCGGAGACGATTGATGAACAAGCTCAAGTGGGTTTCTGCCTTCATTTGAGCCCGTTCGCGTGGCCTTTTGTTTTGAATGAGTTCCTTAGTGTGAGAACTCCGTCTTCGGATGTTACTTTGAAGCCTGGTGAGGTATATGAGATTACAGGTGGGGGTAGGATTTGTGGGAATGAGAGGTATTTGGTTGGAGAAAATAGAAATCGCGAGCTTGTTATATTTAGATTTGATAAATAGAGTATACCCTACGGTAGATTTGTAGCATAACTAAGCCTGCGGATTCTGAAATATCTAGATACTAGCCTATTCTAGACTACCCTGCGTAATACTAGTAAAAATAGACTTAGAATATCAAAAGCCGAATCCTGTAATCCAGATGGCAAGACAGAACAATGAAAAACCACCCTATAAAGTCCAAGGCATATCCATATTTCCTCCAGCGAAAAGACAGATAAAACCCAAATTATTTTCCTAGCCCTGAAACTTGCATCCCACGCACGCCTTGATTCCACAACCAGGACAAATGAGCGTGAAAATTGGCTTCCACCGGTGACACACCTCACACTCGGGACGCTCGAACTCTTTCTTCCAATATCCGAGATGCAAACAAGCACCGGTAAAAGGAGATGGCTCAGGCTGAGGCTTTGCAGCGGAAAAGGTAGCACACTGATCCTTCAGCCAGCCGCAGTAGGCTTCCATGACTATGCCGCGGAGTTCGATCTGAAGGTCCTGTTCTGTGTACTTTCCGCTGGGGTCGTTGAGCTTGGCCATGAAGTGCGGGATGAAGGGGCCCAGGAGGCTGGATGTGTTGGCGAACTTGCAGTTGTAGTCGTTGACGCGGTTGTCCTCATGTTCGACTTCCTCGTCGCTCGTTTCGGATTCTTCCTCGGAGGAGTTGGTATCGGTGGTTTCGGCAGTGTTGATTCGAGAGGATTTATCTTCGGCGCAGTCAAAGAACATGGTGATatcgtcttcgtcgatgGTGGATTTGTGGTGGGAGGAACtgtcgtcgtcttcgtcggAATGCAAGTATTCGCTTTCTTGTGCGGTGCCATACTCTGATGACACTTCTCCTGAGAAATTTGAGGAACGgttgtcttcttcctcgtttcCATGGCCTTTGGGTTCAGCTTCATCCACAGGTGATGCAGGGCAAGATTCAGCCTGCTGCACCTTCTTATCCTGCCCAAGCTCCTCCCCATGTTCGATTCCATGCTCCTCTTCATACTGTTCTCCAAACTCCCCCTTAAGTTCAACCTTCTGTTCCTCACCATGATCCTCTTCTTTAGTCTCCTCTGCACACTTCTCTTTACCCTCTCCCTTAATCGGcccctcatcatcttcagaCTCATCCGGATCACGCTCAACCCCCGCCCTATAAGCCTCCTGAtgcctcctcttcttctccggccgctgctcctcagcctcccTCCCCTTCTGTTCAAACTGCCTTAGCACATCCTCAGCAGAAACATGTCCCCTCGCCCTCAACATCTCATCAattctcttctccctctcaatCCGCTCCATCTCCTCCCTCGACTCCCTAGAGTAAGGGTTCATATGCACGCTGTTTGCATAGCTGTACATGTAGTGAAATTCCGCTTTACTTTGCGTCCCGAAGGTGCGCGGCATCCATTTTGTGTAGAAGCCTCTGCCGCCACGGCCTGCGGCATTGGGGCCTGCTGCATAGGCTTGTCTGATGCGTTGGGAGCGGAGGTCCTGGTCGTGTTTTTTGCGGCGGTAGGGGTCGCGGAGGGTTTCGGCAGCTGCTTGGATCTAAATGATTTCTCGTCAGTACTGGGTTTGGCTTGAGGGGTTGCTTTCGCTTTGAGGGTTGATGGGTGAATGGGCAGGAGGGATGAGGGTCGTACCTGTTGGAACTTGTCGACGTCGCCATCTACCGCTTTGTCTGGGTGGTGCTTCAAGGCGAGTCGTTTGTAGGAATGGTTGATGTCCTTGAGGGTTGCGTGGAAAGGGACCTCCAGGACCTCGTAGTGATTGATTATTTCGGTTGTAGGCATCATGAAGACCGAAAGTCAAGACTCCTTGTTGTTGGAACAGAAGGAGGTTAGGAGATGAGGGTAAAAGATGATTTCGCGCTATGGACAGTACTCTTTATCAATAGCAATGTGCCCGAAGACTTGAGACACAGTGAGCTGCCACGCTGAGTTGATGATGCCCTGTTAATCTGATGTCAGAGCAAAGGAATCATAAAGTTGTGTTTAAAGAATTTGTCTGATGGCAAGGAGATACAATGGGGGCTGTCAAAAGGAGAGTTGacaagaggaaaagaaacaacCTGTCGGGGAAATAAAGAGGGGAGTTTGACTGGACAGTGAATGCCCTACAAGGCCGCTGACTTGTGAATTCAAATGGCATTCAATAGCATATATACATGGGACTTCGTTGATTTTTCATTCTTTTTACATGAAACTGGATATACTGGACATAGGGCTGGATCAGAATCGAGCCAGTTCAGGATACCCAAGAAGTCACATCACAGAGAACAAAAGAAATTGTAAATTCGTCTGATTTTACATGTTGGAACAAGTCTAGGTATTCACGGATAAGTCTACACACATGGCGACTTTCCTCCACAGAAGCATCATGACAGCTTCTACATGTCAGCACTGGCGGTGGCACCGGTAATAATTTCAACCAGTTCACCGGTAATGGCGGCTTGACGCTGACGGTTGTACAAGATCTGGAACCTACAGAAGGGTTAGCAACCTGCGAAAGTTGAATAGTAGGGTTTCAGAGCTTACTTGTTGATCATCTCACCAGCGTTCTTCGAGGCGTTCTGTACGAGAAAGAAAATTAGGTTAGTTTGGTTCATCTGTCAATGCATTTCCATGCCACCGGGATACTTGCCTCCATTGCGTTACGACGAGCCTGTAGCTAGTTAGTAACAATGCTTTCTCAGTTCATTTGATCACAGGAAAACTTACCGAGATTTCGCAGGCGTGGCCTTCAGCCATAGCCCAGAACAGGTTGTTGGCAAGGGAGTATTCGCGGAGGTTGGCCAGGACCTCGTCGTTAACCTCGAAAGCAGAGATGTTGGCTGCGCAATCAATCGTTAACTAAAATTGCAATGGCCGCAATAATTGCAAGGGGAACTCACGGGACTGGGTGATAGCTTCCTCAGAGTAGGCCTCGATGGTCTGAGGCTCGTAGCTCTGAGCGTTGACGAAGTGGTTGTACAGGACCTTGACGCTAGCGTACTCGCCAGGCAGCAGGGCGATCTGGTCGGCGATGGCCTGGGCATCAGCGAAGGTGGGAATGTCCTTGCAGACGTTGGCGAAGCTCAGAACGATGTGCTCGGGGTTGGTACGGGCCAGTTGGGCCTTGGCCTTCTCTCCGAGCACAACAATCTCGGCATTAGGGTTCTCTCCCAGGATACGGCGGGTAGCCTTAGCCAGACCGGAGTGGATACCACCACAGAGACCCTTGTCGGAGCTGGCGACGACGATCAAAGTCTTCTTGTCCTCGAGGGGCTTGGTTTCGGCGTTCTCGAAGACAGTGTTGGAGGTTTGACCGTAGACACGCGATTCGTCCATGGCCTTCTGGGCACGGGTAAGACGAGTCGAGGCAACGATCTTCATGGTGTTGGTGATCTTCTCGATGTTCTTAATCGACTTGAGACGGCCCTCAATTTCACGCAGAGTCGCGAAGTTGGCGGCGTTGGCGGGCGCAGTGCTTCCAGATAATTAGCCATTTTATTCTTGAGTATCCCTGTCCAGTTCAGTAGCCCAATTATGTTCCCGCATATTAATGTGGTTTTCGAAGCAGGAATTGGGTTGGTATGTGCGAACGATATGGGGGGTaattggtggtggtggtggagtGGACAAGCGGAAGAAAGGTTCAACGACCTACCGGGTGAGAACGGCACTGCCGGCCTTGACGGCCGGACGAACAGCGGCGCGGGAGAACATTGTCAATGGAAAGAAGAGTCGGACTGGGGGAAAAGTCCAAGAGAAAAGAGGTCAACAAGTTGTGGTGACAGGAAGGCCGCAAAGGTCAATCGAGTGGGCAGAAACGGAAGAAGTCGTTCAACTCCTGTTTCTGTTCATCCGACTGCCGGCACATTGCCGCACTAAGCCTATTCAGGTATGTTATGAGGGTATGACGGAACAGACCAGTTACGCAACTATACCTGCCTTGTATTACAGGCATCAAGGCAATTTTTTTCAGGTGTCAGCTTCAGCTCGGGCCGGAGAAACCCCGGAGTCGCAAAAAGTCGCCTCAGGCCTTCCAAAAAGACCGGCCTCGTTTTCCATTCCATTCCTTCTTCTGTCTCCTCACCCCCAAcctttcttctccctcttctctctctttcgctttgttttctctgtttaTTCTCTCTCATTTTCGCCACTGCTGGCTTCTTATACCACCTTTTTTTGGCCTACTTATAtgtcttctccttccttttGACACCATTGTCTCGTTTTTGCCTCTTCATTGGCCAATATCTCCTTGACCTCATCGTTCGTTCAAGCGCCAGCTCGGGTGCTCAGACTTGGCAGGCGACCACTGTCGAATCCCTCTTTCACTCCACCTCGATTCTCTCTACATCCTTACGCCCGAGCGCGACACTTCCCTGCCTTCCGGCCTGCAATCATGAGTGCCTCTGAAGATGACACTCCGTTAGTGAAGACGAATGGCAAGCCCGGTAAGTTGTCCTGGTTTCCGCTTACGCGCTAGTCGCCTTTCTTTCGCGACGTTGCGCATTACTGTCAGCCTTGTTCCGCCTCAGTATCTACCGAATGTCGTCATATCCCCCAATTACCAGCCTGGACGAATGTTGACCATTTGCGTGTTTGATGGGTTCTAGGTCCTACTCCCTCCGGAGATGCCGACAAGGGTCCCAATGACGTGAAGATGGAGGACGCGACTGAGGCAAATGGTCATGTCGACCCTGGCATCTCGATTCGGTTTGGTCCGGTCAAAAGCGAGGACACTGAAATGGATGATGCCGGATCCGACGCTCTGGCCGGCAAAAGGAAGAGCCGGACAAGTGTTGATCAGAAGTCATACGCGGAACCGGAAAGtagcgaagaggaggatcAACCATTGGTACGACGCGCCCTTCCCCTTGCGGATGCCTTCCCTTCGTTTCCCATATTATGCGACACTCTTGCTGTCGCTTTCGGTTACAACGGCTAACCGTTCGGTAGAGCAAGCGCCGCCGCACGTCAGTGAAGCACGAGGATCCGGAGACGGACGATGACGTTCCTCTAGCAGCCAATGGCAGGAAACTCCCCAAAGCCTCAGAGACAGCCATAGGCGAAGAATCCGATTCCGATGTCCCCATCAACAAGAAGCTTACTTctgaaaagaagaagattcaACAGAAAGGGGAAAAGGCGGCAGAGGCCAGTCGCAAGCCAGGCACCGCGAAAACCACCGCCAAGTCCGCTGTTAGCGCAACGAACGGCCGCAAGAAACAAGCCAACGGCATCAAGAAGGAATCGGATGATGAGAAGGCACCCGCTAAGAAACCAGCCGCCAAGAAGGTAAAGGCGGAGCCCAAGTCTCCGGCCAAGAGAGGAAAGGCCACTCCAGTCAAGGAAGAGACTGCCGAAGCCGAagacggcgaggaagaagaatacAGATGGTGGGAAGATCCTACCAAGGGTGATGGTACGGTCAAATGGACCACCCTTGAGCACAACGGTGTCGTTTTCCCTCCAGACTACCAGCCGTTGCCTCAGAACGTCAAAATGAAGTATGACGGTGT from Aspergillus chevalieri M1 DNA, chromosome 1, nearly complete sequence includes the following:
- a CDS encoding F-box protein (COG:S;~EggNog:ENOG410PMBA;~InterPro:IPR001810,IPR036047;~PFAM:PF00646,PF12937;~go_function: GO:0005515 - protein binding [Evidence IEA]), with translation MDFTPMDYTISTLPREIFWMLLDYLEPRDVIRCRSVSRFWNKAFRDPANLVPLMRKWFPLAKEVRELVHNQTLDTECTDVDDDGDYWRPTFDRIACRYDHLARGNPRSTQKFKLSDHFGASGERKWFPVQPWENHASHLMQRVDDLFYESSWTYEDGLLVLLSADDRCLVLVDLETDRRFMVPLIIRGKVIRRVRLQKRVLVVEWAEPKAFHWLNDSDGVHRHFASSFDVEGDSTSGWRVIPRNEWKIMFLGHPLSERDRFFSSHSKTHYVIYIWQPNRSLYTADEDAPIESLMVWDISKPSSYRPSLDPTGCLRVPGQDTGPEQVTRLGFRELGFLSVRQRGLPAIQRLEVTGDAQAIEITENICTGPMDRLVGPAEWTSEVQITSIPLIGEGPCLRRTLTDVKFPPYRGSNGLQTKPLAFAACDEPWYTIVSETIDEQAQCENSVFGCYFEAW
- the ATP3 gene encoding F1F0 ATP synthase subunit gamma (BUSCO:EOG09263TQ5;~COG:C;~EggNog:ENOG410PH2F;~InterPro:IPR023632,IPR000131,IPR035968;~PFAM:PF00231;~go_component: GO:0045261 - proton-transporting ATP synthase complex, catalytic core F(1) [Evidence IEA];~go_function: GO:0046933 - proton-transporting ATP synthase activity, rotational mechanism [Evidence IEA];~go_process: GO:0015986 - ATP synthesis coupled proton transport [Evidence IEA]), producing MFSRAAVRPAVKAGSAVLTRTAPANAANFATLREIEGRLKSIKNIEKITNTMKIVASTRLTRAQKAMDESRVYGQTSNTVFENAETKPLEDKKTLIVVASSDKGLCGGIHSGLAKATRRILGENPNAEIVVLGEKAKAQLARTNPEHIVLSFANVCKDIPTFADAQAIADQIALLPGEYASVKVLYNHFVNAQSYEPQTIEAYSEEAITQSPNISAFEVNDEVLANLREYSLANNLFWAMAEGHACEISARRNAMENASKNAGEMINKFQILYNRQRQAAITGELVEIITGATASADM
- a CDS encoding DnaJ domain protein (COG:O;~EggNog:ENOG410PQ5F;~InterPro:IPR001623,IPR036869;~PFAM:PF00226), coding for MMPTTEIINHYEVLEVPFHATLKDINHSYKRLALKHHPDKAVDGDVDKFQQIQAAAETLRDPYRRKKHDQDLRSQRIRQAYAAGPNAAGRGGRGFYTKWMPRTFGTQSKAEFHYMYSYANSVHMNPYSRESREEMERIEREKRIDEMLRARGHVSAEDVLRQFEQKGREAEEQRPEKKRRHQEAYRAGVERDPDESEDDEGPIKGEGKEKCAEETKEEDHGEEQKVELKGEFGEQYEEEHGIEHGEELGQDKKVQQAESCPASPVDEAEPKGHGNEEEDNRSSNFSGEVSSEYGTAQESEYLHSDEDDDSSSHHKSTIDEDDITMFFDCAEDKSSRINTAETTDTNSSEEESETSDEEVEHEDNRVNDYNCKFANTSSLLGPFIPHFMAKLNDPSGKYTEQDLQIELRGIVMEAYCGWLKDQCATFSAAKPQPEPSPFTGACLHLGYWKKEFERPECEVCHRWKPIFTLICPGCGIKACVGCKFQG